The region GCGCATCGATCCAGCGCTCATCGAAGAATCGCCTGGCGATCCCTGACATGCTGGGCGAGAACGCCTCATAAGCGTCCAGCACCGTGCTACGCGCCTCATCCCAAGCATAGATCTTCGGTGCCGCATGCGGCAGCGGCGCGTTGCGGTCCCAATGTTTCAGCGCGGGCTTGCCGAACCATTTGGCCTTGAGCGCGTAATAGCGATGCGAGAGGCGCGGATAGGCGGCGCGCACGGCGGCCACCAGCGCATCGACGACCTCGCGCTCGACGCGGTTGGCAAGATGCCGTGCGTCGGCGACGTCGCGAAAACCGCGCCAGCGATCGGAAATTTCCTTGTCCTTCGCCAGTGTGTTGGCGACCAGCGAAAACGTTCGCAGATTTTCCTTCAGGCCGATGCCGAAGGCGACCGCCGCCTTTTCGCGGGTTTTTTCGTGCTGATCCTGCATGAGATTGAGGACGGGCTCGATCGCCAAGGCCTCGCCATCGACGGTAAAACGCAGGCTAGAGATTGTCTCGTCGAACAGGCGGTTCCACGCGCCATACCCGGTGATCGATTTTTCATGAAACAATTGTTCGAGCTTGTCATCGAGCTGATAGGGCTTGCCCTTGCGGATATCCTCAAGCCAGGGCCGGTAATGTTTGAGCGCACCCGCCGCCAATTTGGCGGCGAGCGCGTCGTCGAGCCGGTTCAATTCGAGTTCGAAGAACAGAAGATCAGACGTCGCGTCGGTGATTTTTTCCTGCGTGTCGCCATAAAACTTCATCCGCGCCGGATCGGTTGTATCGCCGGCGTAAATCAGCCCGGCATAGGACATGATGCGCCCGAGCAGTTCTTCCAGCCCCTCGTACCGCTGGATGGCTTCCAGGAGACCGGCACCGGAAGCTTTCCTGGCGAGCGTATCGAGCCTGCCCCGATAGGCGGTGCTGAAACTCTTGCATTCCGTCTGAGCCTTGACGAGGTCGCCCGCGAAAGCTGCCGACTCCATGGATGGGTAAAGGTCTTCGAGATTCCACTCCGGCAAGCTGCCGAGATCGGGCTCGGGCTTGGGTTTCGCGGCAGCTTTCGGCTTGGCGCGGAACATATTGAGGGATCTGGCGGTGGTCT is a window of Methylocapsa sp. D3K7 DNA encoding:
- a CDS encoding M3 family oligoendopeptidase; translated protein: MFRAKPKAAAKPKPEPDLGSLPEWNLEDLYPSMESAAFAGDLVKAQTECKSFSTAYRGRLDTLARKASGAGLLEAIQRYEGLEELLGRIMSYAGLIYAGDTTDPARMKFYGDTQEKITDATSDLLFFELELNRLDDALAAKLAAGALKHYRPWLEDIRKGKPYQLDDKLEQLFHEKSITGYGAWNRLFDETISSLRFTVDGEALAIEPVLNLMQDQHEKTREKAAVAFGIGLKENLRTFSLVANTLAKDKEISDRWRGFRDVADARHLANRVEREVVDALVAAVRAAYPRLSHRYYALKAKWFGKPALKHWDRNAPLPHAAPKIYAWDEARSTVLDAYEAFSPSMSGIARRFFDERWIDAPVRPGKQPGAFAHPTVPSAHPYVLLNYQGKPRDVMTLAHELGHGVHQVLAGPNGALMAPTPLTLAETASVFGEMLTFRALLLQTSNIAQRRVMLAAKVEDMLNTVVRQIAFYSFEHKLHVERRNGELTADKICELWMSEQVASLGPSIELGANYETYWAYIPHFVHSPFYVYAYAFGDCLVNSLYGVYQGAREGFAERYLAMLSAGGTKHHSELLAPFGLDARDPAFWQIGLKMIENMIVDLEGLEGKA